A region from the Mercenaria mercenaria strain notata chromosome 7, MADL_Memer_1, whole genome shotgun sequence genome encodes:
- the LOC123555946 gene encoding uncharacterized protein LOC123555946 — translation MESNSGITKEPSNSDILTYLKRIDGRISEMDKKFEAFEKLDKKVEGFSSELKKIWNYLHDIDKKTSERLASIEDKTESVDFALTQTSIKISTLEKQKEELRNDMSYLQAQSMRNNLVFSNIPEAPTETSETTEVKLREFFKEKMKIAEDLVNKMSFERVHRMGAKHDGRCRNIVAKFTLYKEKELVRKQWKTLSSTPYYVNEQFPKDIVDKRKKLLPKMKEARREGNTSWISYDTLYINGKPVRD, via the coding sequence ATGGAATCTAATAGTGGCATAACAAAGGAACCGTCGAATTCAGACATTTTAACATATCTTAAACGGATTGACGGtagaatttctgaaatggacaaAAAATTTGAGGCATTTGAGAAACTTGATAAGAAAGTTGAAGGATTTAGCAGtgagttgaaaaaaatatggaactATTTGCATGACATTGATAAAAAAACTAGCGAAAGGCTAGCATCAATCGAGGATAAAACTGAAAGCGTAGATTTTGCTCTAACACAGACAAGTATAAAAATATCAACTCTTGAAAAACAAAAGGAGGAACTAAGAAATGACATGTCATATTTACAGGCGCAGTCTATGCGCAACAACCTCGTGTTTTCAAATATCCCTGAGGCCCCGACCGAAACTAGCGAAACTACCGAGGTTAAACTACgggaattttttaaagaaaaaatgaaaatcgcGGAAGACCTAGTGAACAAGATGTCCTTTGAGAGAGTTCATCGAATGGGAGCTAAGCATGACGGAAGATGTCGCAACATTGTTGCCAAATTCAcactatataaagaaaaagaactCGTCCGAAAACAGTGGAAGACATTGTCCAGTACTCCGTATTATGTGAATGAACAATTCCCAAAAGACATCGTGGATAAAAGGAAGAAGCTCCTTCCTAAAATGAAAGAGGCCCGGCGTGAAGGTAACACGTCCTGGATATCATATGACACCCTCTACATTAACGGCAAACCTGTACGTGACTAG